From Procambarus clarkii isolate CNS0578487 chromosome 73, FALCON_Pclarkii_2.0, whole genome shotgun sequence, one genomic window encodes:
- the LOC123774160 gene encoding protein diaphanous homolog 1-like: MGHKGVNAITEGQSVVGSTVKPSLGSSSWSPDRPVNSPGVILPAYGSRLPVPLRGLVTPRTRPTLPGLDTSRPRPTLPGLDTSRPPPTLPDLDTSRPPPTLPDLDTSRPRPTLPGLDTSRSPQTLPGLDTTRPRPTLPGLDTSRPPPTLPDLVTSRPPPTLPDLDTSRPRPTLPGLDTSRPPLTLPGLDTSRPPPTLPGLDTSRPPPTLPGLVTSRPPQTLPGLVTSRLLATPPDLVTSRLQLTLSDLVTSSSPAGHIQITSYSY, translated from the exons ATGGGGCATAAAGGTGTGAATGCCATTACCGAaggccagagtgtggtcgggtcAACTGTTAAACCTTCGTTGGGCTCCAGTTCTTGGTCTCCAGACCGCCCAGTGAATTCTCCTGGAGTTATTCTCCCGGCCTACGGGAGTAGGCTTCCGG TTCCTCTTCGTGGCTTGGTCACACCCAGAACACGACCAACTCTTCCAGGCCTGGACACATCCAGACCACGACCAACTCTTCCAGGCCTAGACACATCCAGACCACCACCAACTCTTCCAGACCTGGACACATCCAGACCACCACCAACTCTTCCAGACCTGGACACATCCAGACCACGACCAACTCTTCCAGGCCTAGACACATCCAGATCTCCACAAACTCTTCCAGGCCTGGACACAACCAGACCACGACCAACTCTTCCAGGCCTAGACACATCCAGACCACCACCAACTCTTCCAGACCTGGTCACATCCAGACCACCACCAACTCTTCCAGACCTGGACACATCCAGACCACGACCAACTCTTCCAGGCCTAGACACATCCAGACCACCACTAACTCTTCCAGGCCTGGACACATCCAGACCACCACCAACTCTTCCAGGCCTAGACACATCCAGACCACCACCAACTCTTCCAGGCCTGGTCACATCCAGACCACCACAAACTCTTCCAGGCCTGGTCACATCCAGATTACTAGCTACTCCTCCAGATCTGGTAACATCCAGACTTCAGCTTACTCTTTCAGACCTAGTCACATCCAGTAGTCCTGCAGGACACATCCAGATTACTAGCTACTCCTACTGA